The Denticeps clupeoides chromosome 1, fDenClu1.1, whole genome shotgun sequence genome segment AGCCAAATAAACCTTCTCTATAGTTTGTCTACAAAAATGCAGATTGCTGGCCTTAGGATCATGTtagttattttttgtttttacattttatcctTTGTATTATTCCTTGTCACATTAGTGTTGATGAGTCGTGTGCTGGCAACGAGGGATCACCCAGCTAAAGACTGCAGATTTCTCAGTTTCAAAAAAGGAGATGTATTATTTGTCTATTATAAACTATCTGGAAAAAGAGATGATCTCTGGGCTGGAAGTGTAAGTTATAAAATCTCCAATTATCAGTATTGTCTATTGAATAATTTCAATATATGTTATACATGCAGTATAACTGACATATAACTGCCACATTATGCTGTTTATTGTAAATTCCAGAAAAACAGGCATTTTGGATATTTTTTAAGAGATGCTGTAATGGTGGATGAGATTCATGTTAAAAAAGAGAAGGAAATTACACTTCCCACGCAGGTAATATTTATTACtgatatgtttaatatttaaaataatatatctCACAAAGATTGTTTTCATATTCTTTCTCAGAAGTGACATTgccagtctgttttttttttttatttcagaagcATGATTTCTTCTGCATAGATGAAAATGGCATGATAATAGACTCCAATGAGCTGGAAGATGTACATCCAGAAAACAAAGATTTTACACCTACTGAAGTAATTCATACAACCACTGAAGCTATAATTCAACACACTGAGATCAATAAGGATGCTAAGAATGAAGACCATAGAGAGATGGTCCCACAAGATATATCTGACAAAAATATTCCAGAACCAACTGCTCAAGGTGGGTCTTCTTGGATTGGTTCTGCAGTCACTGGATTGTTTGGTTTAGGTGACAAAAACACTGATGATTCCTTTGATAATGCTAATCAGCTGGAAGAAAATGTGGCTCAAGAAAGCTTCAGAAGCCGGAAATTGGCCTTGGATATTGATGGGAGCAAGATGGAAGAAcctaaacaaaatgaaatgtttggaTGGATTGGGAGTGAACTCACAAGTGCATTGGGCTTCGGTCAAAAGCAGCCATCTACTTCTGAAGTTGCTGAAAAAGGAGGGACTGATGAGAAACATCCAGCGGAATATATTGATACATACACCATATACTCACACTCTTGGCTAAATATTGGTTTGGAGGATGTTTTAAATTTTGGTCAAGGCAAGGAGATGGAGCAGAGCAAAAACAAGAATTCACCCCTGGGTGAGAACATAGACTCTGTGGTCAAAAGCCCTGAATCCAGTCAATCACAGAACCCAGAGGCacaaacacaggaaacagagaGCAACGCAGATAAGATGATCTTAGAGAAGAAGGAAGATTCTGGATGTAAAGAAGTTAGTGAGAATGGTCTAAGAGGTAATTCAGAACATATAAAATCATCTGAATTATCAGTTACTAATGAGAATGAAGAAGACAAACGCCGTAGGTGGTATGGCAGTGTTTATAGTAGTATTACAGACATTTATAGAGAACAGCTGGCAGATACTGATGTGGCAGAGACAGGCACCGCTGAGATGGATGTAAGTGGATCACAGGAGACAAAGTCATTATTTTCAGTCAATAGCCTGTCATCAGTGTTTGGAGGTCTAACATCACAACTTCAAAAAGCTGCTGATGATCAAGATGCTGAATTAACTGTTGATTCAGTCAAAGAGACACATTCCTCAGCAAAGAATACCCCAGTAGAGCAAGCAACTGTTTATGATTATTTGATTGCGGAAGCAAAATATTTGAGGAATGATCATTTTGTTGAGGACGAAAAGGATTCTAGTCATCTAGATGAGTATAAAAGTGATCAGGAAATCTTGTCCATGACAAATGATAAAACCAGCTCTTGTGAAACCCACAAATCCCGAGAAATATTGCAAGAAGAATCATCAAGTGATTCCGAAAATCCCAAAAATATTGAAGGTGTTAAAATTGGCCCAGGAATCACAGTAACCAAACCAGAGGATACTTTACTAGAGGGAATTACTGAACATGAAATAATAGAAGACTTACAAACTATTAAAAAGTCAACCAAAATAGACAATAAGGATAAGGCTGTAGAAGCTTTTTCCAATAAGTCTGAATATTTAGACGATGCAAAGCCAAAAGAGTTAGAGgatatttttgaaaatgtaaccAACACCACAGATTTTGTATCTAGAGTTCTTGATAGTGAAAAGCCATCACCAAATCCAGAGCCAATAGTGGAGCAGCCAGATACTCACAGACCTCAACTGGGCAATGCCTTTGATGTAAAAGAAACCACATTGAAATCAGATTTGATCATGACAGATCTAAACAGAAGTGATTTGTTATATAGTAGTAATTCAGAAACAGAAAATTCTTTGACTAGTGTAAATAAACTACATAGTGCTGAACCACCAGGGGACTTTGCAGAAACAAAAGATGCACATTGTATTGATGCcactgaggaagaggaagagacaATGAATAATCAGGAACTACTTGAAAGtcaaggacagacagacaaagagaGAAACTGTACAGATGTAATACATCAACAACCATCAGAGTTGAGAAATAAAGATGGCACCCATTCAAACGCTTCAGACACTAATCATGAAGACATTTCAGTTTCTAATCTCTTAAATGTTGTGCAACCAACCAACCCTGAAAACACAGAAGTCACACAGACATCACACAGCTCAGAAATCATTAGCACATCTAAAAATCCTAGCCATGTGATAGCCAGTGAGCTTGAGGCAGATACCAATAATGAGGATTATGACCAGAAAGATAAATCACCAGAGCAGTTATATTTGGTGAGAAATatggagagaaaagaaagtGGAGAGAGGCACCGTGAgctcagacagacagattttCTGCAAAGCCCTGTTGATTTAGCAATAGAACATTTTCACACAGGAGACCTGGAATTATTAGATACTGAGGGTGGTCACAAGGAATCCAGTGATGTTGTTTTGACTCAATCAGCAGAGGAGAGCAAGCAGATTGGAAGCCAACTAGGTGACACCTTTGATGTAAACAtaacagaagaagaagcagatgtGAATGAGAAAATGGAACAGGCTGAGCCTCATACTGACCAGAATGATTCACAGACTCCTGAACTACCTGGATCTTTAGTAGAATCTGCTGAACATTTGGAATCAAATGTGTCTCATGAAAATACTTTGGCTCACCATGGCGATAAACAGTTGTCAGCGCACCAGGTTCCAAGAGAAGATACTTCACAAGCTGATTCTGAGACCAGCAATAACAATGGCACAGCTCTTCTGGATGACAGTGAGATCCACCTAAGAAAACAGAGCAATGAGACTCCTGCTCTCttacatgaacacacaataGAAGaagaacacaaaagaacaatCAAGCCACAAGACCCTGTGCTTATTGACAAGGACATTGAGGTGGCATTTTCCTCACATGAGAAAACTTTCAAAGGCACACAAATTTTTGGAGACTGTCCAAATCTACAGGCCCATATAAGTGAAGAGGATGTTGAGGTTTTGATGGATGTTTTTGGGAAGCAGAAACTTTTGTGGCTTTCTCACAGCCTGTGTGACTTCCTCAATACTGGTATAATTCATAACACGGATTTGACCACTGTGGCAGATTTTGAAGAGCTTCTGGAATTTCATATCAAGAGGGGTGTGAAGTCCCATGACCATATTTTATACAAGTCTCTCAAAAAACTAAGAATTTTGTTGTCTGACTTAAAAATGGCTTTTACACCAGCGGAACCCACAGTCCATAATGATGAAAACCAAGGTACTGCTGATGTAGTACTCaaatttgattaaataaatattctggAATAGCATGATTCCATGTACAATTGCATAATTGCATTGTTTTGAACCatattattgttttatctgaGATCAATGCATGCAAAGCTTATATCACTATGCCAGTGATAAAATTCAAAAAGAATTTGGACATTGAGCCTTCATGTATTTTTCCCAGCTGTGTCAAGACTCAAATGCAACCTTCTTTATTCAGACCAATGTATACGAGAATTCAATGGCTGCATTTCCTAGAGtgactgaaaagaaaaaattgtTTGCAATTCGAAATTGTTGCCATAGAATATTTATGATGGCTCATTGTCCTAACTATATAAGCTGGTGAAAATGTAGTTGGCAACAAATCTGCTTTATGTCTAATGTGTCCCTTACCAAGACTCACTATGCTGTAATTCAAACTGGATAAGAGGCTTTGTTAAAATAAGCTTGCAGTGGTTTCAAGGAATGCACTGCCCATTTAGCAAATTGCTCAGTCTAAGAATGCATCCATGGCCCCTGTTACAatttgaacaaaataaaagtttctTCAACTGCCTGAAGCTAAAATAAGCATGCATGGTGACATATCTCCAACAGACACACATTATCTGAAACATGAcggacagagagaagaaaaggaaaaaagtccAACACAACCCCATGATGTCTGGAGCTCTTCCTCTGGCTTGGAAAATGAGAAATCTGACATTGGTAGTGTATTAAAGAGTGAAAGTTATGTGAAACATGAATAACCCATATGATCAACACAGAAAATTCTGTAATTATCAAATGTCTCTCACAGGTGCTGAACAGCTAAAGGAGCTTTTTTTTGAAAGATTGGAAGTTTTTCTGAATCAGGTATGTGGCTGTGGGATTAGTAATTTACAGTAATGAATGCAGAGGTTTGATATTTGTTCAAAATGCTTCATTTCACAAATTTCTGTTGTGCCTTTGGCCTTAAGCATTATATTATTCAGTGTTTTAATTCTTTAGAAAACAGTTGTTTTGGAGTGGGGTATAAAAAGTAAGCAGCAACAGTTGTCTAATCATGATGAGGACGACAGTGGAGAACAGTTTTGAGTTATTTTAAATGGTACATGTCATGTGCTATATTAAATATGGCAGTAACATGTGACCCAGCTGTTTGAAGCGTTATTTGCTGATGAAGCTTAAATGGTCAGTGTGGTTATTTTTACATGTGATATTTTGCGTACTTTGTAGTTGACTTCAATGCTTATTCGTCTAGTATATACCCTCAACGAATAGTTTTCGATTGAGTTCTCCTAAAAAGGGGGAGGGATTAATCTTTTATACTGAAGTTTTCCTACCAGACTGTCACTTTTATGAAGCGTGTCACTGTGCGCGTCTCTGTGGCGTTGTTCAATTGGTGACGTCTTGACTAGACCATTTTAAAAATAGAGCGGTAGTGGGGCACAACACATTAACATTGCCTGGTGTTAAAGGGCATAATTTCATTATTCGAATAAACCACAAAATCTGACGTAATTAAACATGCCTTAACATTATGAGTGAGGAATTAGGTAATAAAAGAAACTCgatattttaaataacattacGGTTGCTGTAGTCCATCCTCCCCTGTAGTGAAATTCGGTGGAATTGTCCTCTTCCCTTCGCGCACTTGCTCTCTATGTGTCTTCTGTTGGCGATTTCATGGAGGGCGCAACCATAGGCTTACCGCGTAAagagtgttttttatttgcctttttGACATGATTTGATGTATGCTATTTGCCGATATGGTCGAGGAAGTGAACATGGATACCGAGGCCACGGGTGTCAGTATGTACTACTCTCTCGCGCTGGAAAAAGTGAGGGATGTGGGTATTCACTTTTTATGAaacatgtatttgtgtttttttgtgttggaGAGTTGTTTGGCTGAGTTTTGGTGCTTTGGTGCATTAACGTAACTGGATCCAGGTCGATAATGAGATGAGGTgattgcatttaaatgtttagaATATAACTAAATTATAGACAGGCACCTAGTACCTAGACGATCTGCTGGCTGACTAGGTTTGATCTTTGATAATGTTTGAGGTGTTGATGAGTTTACTGTCATCTTAAAATTCAGGGCGTTTTAAACCATTCACTAAGTTTTAAACCATTATAAAACCTCTGCAACCTCATGGTTGACTTTGATAAGTGTTTTCCTTTAGGTTGTGTCAACACTCCCTGATGACATCAGACCAGGGCCAGACTTGTACGGTTTGCCATGGGAAGCTGTCATCTTCACAGTCCTATTGAGCTTCTGCATCCTGCTAGGCTTCAGCTGCCGGTTTTACCAATCTGCAAGTATCTGCTTTGTTCTCACATTAGATCCAGGTCCCCGTCCCTCGATTGCATGTGACTTACACAAATTAAACTGTCTTACAGAATGTAAATTCTATTTTTGTTTCCCCACAGGTTAAGAGCAGACTATATGCGAGTAAGTCAGTTCTTCAGTCTTACTGTTGTTAGGTGAACACATTAGCACATCGTTGTGTGATTACTCTCCTCTTGATTTAGGTAGGGAAAGGAAGATGGGTCAGAAAGTGGCAGAGCTGTTGGAGGAGAAGTGTAAAGTACTTGAAACCCTCAGTGAGTGCAAACATAAGGTCAGTTTCATCTAAAGGCAAATTCAGTATCTTTAAAGGTTTTTCCTGTTTGAATGTTTATGAACCTTATGAATCTGTATTATACCTAAAAGTAACCTTAACACTAttcagaaaaatgttttggatAAATTTGTGTTTGATATTTTTGGTGTAGTATTGTAAAGTGAGGActcatttacaaatgtttttgcAGAGACAGTTTTTTTCCATCACCAGCATTAATAAGTGTCATTTGAACTAAgtttcatttattataaataattcaGTTGAAACAGTATAATGAAATAGCACCCAGTCCCAATTTGCTTTCTTTCCCAGTCTGCATACATTATACACTTATGAACTGAGCCATATGCTTGTTTTCCAACAACAGTATGAGAAACTGGATGCTGCTTTGCAAAATGGTGGCATTTTGGCTCACCTTGAGGAGAAAGAAAACCTGGAGGTATGGTagatatttgtattttaataaagtcTGTGCTGTACAGGGACATCATTAATTCCATTCTGAAACATCGGTCAGCACGTTTTATGTTTAGACATAAAGtaattacttttaaaaatcCCAGATTTGATCACAACAAACATTTAGTTTATTCCTTTCTAGGCCATGTCTTGCCAACTGCAGGAGTCAAACTCCCATATGGAGGCTGACATAGAGGGGCTGAAGGAGGACTTAAGTATCCAGCAAGAAACACGTGTACAGCAAGATGAAATGGTAACACACTAGCAAACTCTTATGGATTTGTAGTATCATACCCATGGACCCCGCTTGACAAAAATGATCAGTGTTATATATCAGGCTGTTTATATATCTGGGCCCAGGGGCCAACATGTTATGTAATGTGTTATATCCACCTCCCAGGCATGAAAAAAGGTTCAGGCTCAGGGTTTAGTCATTTAGAGGGGACAACAAATTGATGCTGTTAAACAAGCTGAACAGTGACATCATTTGTGTTGTcccatataataaatattatatataactaaaaaagttataataaaatatttacaatatgaGTGATTTACTTAGTTTTGTGAGATATTGTATGTAGAAGATAGAGCTTCCCCCATGCAAAATATTTCTTTGGATTCTCCAGCTTGCAGaaatgcaggaaactctgaaaAGATTGGAAGAAGACTCAAAAGGCCTGAAGTCCCAGATGGAACAGGTCTGTTACTGTGATAATATATTTCGGCATTTGAAATATCTGCATCACAGAGTGACTGTatgtcatttgtgtgtgtgtgtctctctctctgtccaggCCAAGACAACACTGAAAATCTATGATATGAATAGTGAAAGACTGCAGAAAAGTCTTCTTGCAGCAAAAGAGGAAAATGCTTTGCTTCACGAGAGCAAGGCCCAAGTATGTGATTACATgctttatttgaaatgttaaaatatatatgttaattTGGAAATCACATTTGGATCAGATGTAAAATGAGATTACAATAAATGAATTGTTTAATGTGAGCTGTAACCTGAGAAAGaaatgtacaatattgacacacttttttaattgtaattatacATTCTGCCTTCTTGGGTAGGAGTCTTCCAAATCTGTCAGACTGCAAGGACACAACTCTATTCAGGCCACCCACAGGTTTTCTGTTGGATTTAGGTCTGGACACTGGCTGGGTCATTCCAAAACTAATTTGTTTTTAGGGTCCTTGTTGTAGGCTGGCATTTGCATGCATCTAAGAAACAATGATAATGCCCTCTCTTCTTCTGATACCTGTTGCTCTGTGTCCCTCTTTCTCAGCTGGCACAAGAGGCTGAAGGCTGGGGGGAGAGACTCTGTGAGttggaggaggagatgaagatGTGTGAGACAGCCCATCGCAGCATGATTGAGGACTGTGCCACCAAGGATGAGCGCATCAAGGTATGAAGAGAGAGACACCTTGTAAGCCTAACTGATGCATTAACCAAATAAAAATTGTGATGAGAGAGCCTTTACAGAGGTGGTGGTGTTATAATACACACAGCAATGTTGGTaatgtcattgttaaacactgcacaAAAGGAAACAATTTAACAAACGTCGTTCTCTTCTCTGGATGTTGGACATTATGATTTTACGCTCTCCTTAACAGTCACTCACAGACTGCTTGTTGAAGATGAAGGACTGGGACTCAGAGCTGGGGGACGAGGCTAATGCCGATGATTCTGGTAGAACAGAGAATGGAGAGACTTCAGGTACATATGTCTCACACAGGAGGagcatttatgaataaattatggTTCATCCATAGTTTTATGTAATCAATAGAGGGAGGGAGTTTGTGTAGTTCCTGCATCAAGATCTTTAAAGTAATTTAGAATGTATAGCGATTTGTACTTTTCAccttatttgtaaaaaaagatTATTGCAGATAACCATTGTGTTAACTACTGGCATTGTGTCTGTGTTGCAGAGTTCCATGAGCAGCAGAAAGTGCAAGAACTCATCTGTGCTGCTAAGGTAAGGCTTAAGACTTGCATCAGCACTTTCCCCAGTGAAATATAGTTAAAAATAGGACTTTTCTTTTTACAGTTGAGTGCAGACCTGAAGTCCATAGAAGAAGATAAGAGTCGATTGGTTGCCAGGCTCGCTGATGAGGTCAAGGCCAAGGAGGATCTTCAAGGTGGAGACATGGACAAGGCCCAGCTGTTTTAGAACAACTGCTGGTGCCAGACTAGGGGTTTTCTTATTAAAGTTGGCTTGAGGGTTTGCTgcctttacattttacatttgaactTCAGCAAAAAGTATTGTTAAACGTGCTTATAGATAGTACTTGTATGGTATTTTATTGTTAATCAAATAATCTTATCAAAATACTACTTTGAATCATTAAGATTGTCCAGACATTTTTAACAGGGGAAACAACACAGAGAATAAAGATAGTAGCAACAAAAGACAACAATAAAATAGGAAAATGTTCAtgcataacaaaagaaaaaaagggaggaTGTGGATTATgaaagaaagtaaaagaaagtatttacaaGGAGGTAGACACAGTGGCTAGATAGTAGGCCCATTTTTACCACCCTCTTTCCCTGTTTGAACCGTATATTGTAGGTCATCTGCTCAAGCAAATGCAGATGGTTAGTAATGTTAATTACTAAAATGTTACGTTACGACATGTTGTAGGGTTATTTTTCTGAAGAGAATGAGTTCAGTATAATTGTTCTGAAAATGGGAAATGTGTTTGCTGTGATAGTGGCTGACTGTCTCTTCTTTGCTATGTCTTTGTCATGGCAGAGGGCATTGAGCAGCTGCAGAGACAGAAGGAACAGCTTCAGTCCCAGAGTTCTATGTTCTCCATTGAGTCCCAAAAGCTTCAACAGAAGCTCACAATCATGACTGAGATGTACCAGGAGAATGAACTGAAGCTGCACAGGTACCAATCTCACCTTCTTATACATTGCATTTTCACTGTGAACTTCAGTGTCATTAAATGAACTTTTCTGGCTAATTAATACATTATATGGCATTtatcttatccagagctacttagtCAGTTACATCTTTGACCTGGGGCTTGAACCTGCAAGTCTAGTAACAAGCTATTCTAGTAATTTAATCATTAGCCTTATATAGGTGgtcgggtaaaaaaaaaaagcatatctGATAGGatttgtgattttgtgtttgtttatacaTCATATGGgtggttgtggcctagtgggtaacacactcgcctatgaaccagaagacccgtgttcgaatcccacttactaccattgtgtccctgagcaagacacttaaccataagttgctccagggggactgtccctgtaactactgattgtaagtcgctctggataagggcgtctgataaatgccgtaaatgtaaatgtaaatgtaaatgtaaatctcaggATGTTGACTGTGGAAGAAAGAGAGCGTTTGCAGAAAGAGGAGAAACTTAACAAAGCTGATAAGATGATCACTCTTGCGGCCGAAGAACTTAGCACCTACAGGTAGGCCCAAGGAATATCAAAGAAGACAATTCTTTCAAAATGGGATTCACACTGATTGTTATAAATGTACTTTGGCCCTGAAAAAAGACAAAGAGCCCAGGAGTTAGAAGATGAACAGGAAAAGACCAATCAGGCCTACAAAAACCAGGTTGGTTAACAGAGAACCTGTCCCTCCAACTATATTTGTcactatatacagtacaagccaaaagtttggactcaccttctcattcaatctgttttctttattttcatgaccatttacattggtagattctcactgaaggcattaaaactgtgaatgaacacatgaagttatgtacttaacaaaaaaaaaaataacatgttttatattcta includes the following:
- the LOC114770088 gene encoding melanoma inhibitory activity protein 2-like — translated: MEMESQRLRPFTSKRTGHQHETSNVAILINSCGLSDFKICGDPECQMLMSRVLATRDHPAKDCRFLSFKKGDVLFVYYKLSGKRDDLWAGSKNRHFGYFLRDAVMVDEIHVKKEKEITLPTQKHDFFCIDENGMIIDSNELEDVHPENKDFTPTEVIHTTTEAIIQHTEINKDAKNEDHREMVPQDISDKNIPEPTAQGGSSWIGSAVTGLFGLGDKNTDDSFDNANQLEENVAQESFRSRKLALDIDGSKMEEPKQNEMFGWIGSELTSALGFGQKQPSTSEVAEKGGTDEKHPAEYIDTYTIYSHSWLNIGLEDVLNFGQGKEMEQSKNKNSPLGENIDSVVKSPESSQSQNPEAQTQETESNADKMILEKKEDSGCKEVSENGLRGNSEHIKSSELSVTNENEEDKRRRWYGSVYSSITDIYREQLADTDVAETGTAEMDSKRHIPQQRIPQ
- the LOC114801769 gene encoding melanoma inhibitory activity protein 2-like isoform X2, which codes for MLFADMVEEVNMDTEATGVSMYYSLALEKVVSTLPDDIRPGPDLYGLPWEAVIFTVLLSFCILLGFSCRFYQSVKSRLYASRERKMGQKVAELLEEKCKVLETLSECKHKYEKLDAALQNGGILAHLEEKENLEAMSCQLQESNSHMEADIEGLKEDLSIQQETRVQQDEMLAEMQETLKRLEEDSKGLKSQMEQAKTTLKIYDMNSERLQKSLLAAKEENALLHESKAQLAQEAEGWGERLCELEEEMKMCETAHRSMIEDCATKDERIKSLTDCLLKMKDWDSELGDEANADDSGRTENGETSEFHEQQKVQELICAAKLSADLKSIEEDKSRLVARLADEVKAKEDLQEGIEQLQRQKEQLQSQSSMFSIESQKLQQKLTIMTEMYQENELKLHRMLTVEERERLQKEEKLNKADKMITLAAEELSTYRQRAQELEDEQEKTNQAYKNQIASREKKAHDNWLAARTAERDLADIKRENAHLRQKLTDAQFKLEVVEKDPYALDPIGRPLFRGERSPFGPSPLSRPSSETRAFLSPPTLMDGPPPRLSPQFPLGPGGRASQGLVEPPGGGGDFERSGGPHSDSGSISPTWERDRRPVPIPPPGHPYPEPPFRRPPPVAFPMGTLPTRPPLPPESHSYGLYSSEKQNSFLSNSSGTGEGESGGSMISGPGDLRIPPDAPVDPRDTHFQRRGPYGPTDFYPHRGHIGPPLGMRGPLPPGMFPRFPPHMGYPPVRAPPDSFPPGPPPRPSPPGSEQPPDQSPSPQGVI
- the LOC114801769 gene encoding melanoma inhibitory activity protein 2-like isoform X4 yields the protein MLFADMVEEVNMDTEATGVSMYYSLALEKVRDVVSTLPDDIRPGPDLYGLPWEAVIFTVLLSFCILLGFSCRFYQSVKSRLYASRERKMGQKVAELLEEKCKVLETLSECKHKYEKLDAALQNGGILAHLEEKENLEAMSCQLQESNSHMEADIEGLKEDLSIQQETRVQQDEMLAEMQETLKRLEEDSKGLKSQMEQAKTTLKIYDMNSERLQKSLLAAKEENALLHESKAQLAQEAEGWGERLCELEEEMKMCETAHRSMIEDCATKDERIKSLTDCLLKMKDWDSELGDEANADDSGRTENGETSEFHEQQKVQELICAAKLSADLKSIEEDKSRLVARLADEVKAKEDLQEGIEQLQRQKEQLQSQSSMFSIESQKLQQKLTIMTEMYQENELKLHRMLTVEERERLQKEEKLNKADKMITLAAEELSTYRQRAQELEDEQEKTNQAYKNQIASREKKAHDNWLAARTAERDLADIKRENAHLRQKLTDAQFKLEVVEKDPYALDPIGRPLFRGERSPFGPSPLSRPSSETRAFLSPPTLMDGPPPRLSPQFPLGPGGRASQGLVEPPGGGGDFERSGGPHSDSGSISPTWERDRRPVPIPPPGHPYPEPPFRRPPPVAFPMGTLPTRPPLPPESHSYGLYSSEKQSKEQLIFVK
- the LOC114801769 gene encoding melanoma inhibitory activity protein 2-like isoform X1, which translates into the protein MLFADMVEEVNMDTEATGVSMYYSLALEKVRDVVSTLPDDIRPGPDLYGLPWEAVIFTVLLSFCILLGFSCRFYQSVKSRLYASRERKMGQKVAELLEEKCKVLETLSECKHKYEKLDAALQNGGILAHLEEKENLEAMSCQLQESNSHMEADIEGLKEDLSIQQETRVQQDEMLAEMQETLKRLEEDSKGLKSQMEQAKTTLKIYDMNSERLQKSLLAAKEENALLHESKAQLAQEAEGWGERLCELEEEMKMCETAHRSMIEDCATKDERIKSLTDCLLKMKDWDSELGDEANADDSGRTENGETSEFHEQQKVQELICAAKLSADLKSIEEDKSRLVARLADEVKAKEDLQEGIEQLQRQKEQLQSQSSMFSIESQKLQQKLTIMTEMYQENELKLHRMLTVEERERLQKEEKLNKADKMITLAAEELSTYRQRAQELEDEQEKTNQAYKNQIASREKKAHDNWLAARTAERDLADIKRENAHLRQKLTDAQFKLEVVEKDPYALDPIGRPLFRGERSPFGPSPLSRPSSETRAFLSPPTLMDGPPPRLSPQFPLGPGGRASQGLVEPPGGGGDFERSGGPHSDSGSISPTWERDRRPVPIPPPGHPYPEPPFRRPPPVAFPMGTLPTRPPLPPESHSYGLYSSEKQNSFLSNSSGTGEGESGGSMISGPGDLRIPPDAPVDPRDTHFQRRGPYGPTDFYPHRGHIGPPLGMRGPLPPGMFPRFPPHMGYPPVRAPPDSFPPGPPPRPSPPGSEQPPDQSPSPQGVI
- the LOC114801769 gene encoding melanoma inhibitory activity protein 2-like isoform X3 — translated: MGQKVAELLEEKCKVLETLSECKHKYEKLDAALQNGGILAHLEEKENLEAMSCQLQESNSHMEADIEGLKEDLSIQQETRVQQDEMLAEMQETLKRLEEDSKGLKSQMEQAKTTLKIYDMNSERLQKSLLAAKEENALLHESKAQLAQEAEGWGERLCELEEEMKMCETAHRSMIEDCATKDERIKSLTDCLLKMKDWDSELGDEANADDSGRTENGETSEFHEQQKVQELICAAKLSADLKSIEEDKSRLVARLADEVKAKEDLQEGIEQLQRQKEQLQSQSSMFSIESQKLQQKLTIMTEMYQENELKLHRMLTVEERERLQKEEKLNKADKMITLAAEELSTYRQRAQELEDEQEKTNQAYKNQIASREKKAHDNWLAARTAERDLADIKRENAHLRQKLTDAQFKLEVVEKDPYALDPIGRPLFRGERSPFGPSPLSRPSSETRAFLSPPTLMDGPPPRLSPQFPLGPGGRASQGLVEPPGGGGDFERSGGPHSDSGSISPTWERDRRPVPIPPPGHPYPEPPFRRPPPVAFPMGTLPTRPPLPPESHSYGLYSSEKQNSFLSNSSGTGEGESGGSMISGPGDLRIPPDAPVDPRDTHFQRRGPYGPTDFYPHRGHIGPPLGMRGPLPPGMFPRFPPHMGYPPVRAPPDSFPPGPPPRPSPPGSEQPPDQSPSPQGVI